From a region of the Phaseolus vulgaris cultivar G19833 chromosome 6, P. vulgaris v2.0, whole genome shotgun sequence genome:
- the LOC137831563 gene encoding non-specific lipid-transfer protein 1-like: MAVTKVALVASMMACMLLTCSYSKSTLTCDQITIWLTPCIAYAVLGGNVSSLCCQGIYSLEAAKKTAEDRRGACQCIKDRAAYIPGIDYDRVNQIPGKCGTKCSYKLYPSTNCSAVQ; encoded by the exons ATGGCAGTGACTAAGGTGGCATTGGTTGCTTCAATGATGGCTTGCATGCTCTTAACATGCTCTTATTCTAAATCAACCTTGACATGTGATCAAATCACTATTTGGCTCACTCCATGCATAGCTTATGCAGTTTTGGGAGGGAATGTGTCATCTTTGTGTTGCCAAGGTATATATTCTCTGGAGGCAGCCAAAAAGACTGCAGAAGATCGAAGAGGAGCATGCCAATGCATTAAGGACAGAGCTGCATACATCCCTGGCATTGACTATGACCGTGTTAATCAAATTCCTGGAAAATGTGGCACTAAGTGTTCCTACAAACTCTACCCTTCCACTAACTGCTCTGC TGTGCAGTAA
- the LOC137833496 gene encoding agamous-like MADS-box protein AGL80 has product MTRRKVKFAFIENDSARKTTYKKRKKGVLKKIEELSTLCGIDACAIVYGPDDHEAEVWPSHCGVQRVVERFRNMPAVEKIKKMVNQESFIGQRIQKGNEQMMKLMKDNAEKELTLFMFQCLTEGRVLPDENNMTFADLNVLSSVIEQNLKDIGKRLQTLNVNKIQPNQQPQMQTSVFQPQLKTASYQPHLQMTLMSSGHGLDMDVNPMQRLLFMDLLNGDRDETIMPPFGDPNLQFWPNLGLLP; this is encoded by the coding sequence ATGACCAGAAGAAAGGTGAAATTTGCATTCATAGAAAATGATTCTGCAAGGAAGACAACAtacaagaaaaggaaaaagggaGTGCTGAAGAAGATTGAGGAACTCAGCACCCTTTGTGGCATTGATGCATGTGCTATAGTTTATGGTCCTGATGATCATGAGGCAGAGGTTTGGCCATCCCATTGTGGGGTCCAAAGGGTGGTGGAAAGGTTCAGGAATATGCCTGCAGTTGAGAAAATCAAGAAGATGGTGAACCAAGAGAGCTTCATAGGACAAAGGATCCAAAAGGGTAACGAGCAAATGATGAAACTTATGAAGGACAATGCGGAGAAGGAGTTGACCTTGTTCATGTTTCAGTGCCTTACTGAAGGGAGGGTTTTGCCAGATGAAAATAACATGACCTTTGCTGATTTGAATGTCCTTTCATCAGTGATTGAACAGAACTTGAAAGACATTGGTAAAAGGTTGCAAACTCTGAATGTTAATAAGATACAACCAAATCAACAACCCCAGATGCAAACATCAGTGTTCCAACCACAGTTGAAAACAGCATCATACCAACCTCATTTGCAAATGACACTGATGAGTTCTGGACATGGGTTGGATATGGATGTTAACCCCATGCAAAGGTTGTTGTTTATGGACTTGCTTAATGGTGATAGAGATGAGACAATAATGCCTCCTTTTGGTGATCCTAATCTCCAGTTTTGGCCAAACCTAGGCTTGTTGCCTTGA
- the LOC137833495 gene encoding agamous-like MADS-box protein AGL80, translating into MSRRKVQLTFIANNSDRKASFIKRKKSLLKKTEEISTLCGVEACTIVYGPYGPEPDVWISKSGVQNVVERFRNTCEHNKKMATQESFLSERIAKGREKMKKHVRSNQEKEMNMFMFQCLKNGRVELHNNMTTDDLNALSSVIENKLRDINKRMETVNVTEMPPNQPQMELAAVAVAAAPEDITPPNHGDGTYMNANDPLQSQWFMELLNDDGDDETIKPSFGDPNLPPL; encoded by the coding sequence ATGTCTCGTAGAAAGGTGCAACTCACATTCATAGCCAATAATTCAGACAGGAAGGCATCATTCATCAAAAGGAAGAAGTCATTGCTGAAGAAGACGGAGGAAATCAGCACCCTTTGTGGTGTTGAAGCATGCACAATAGTTTATGGCCCTTATGGTCCTGAGCCAGATGTTTGGATATCCAAATCGGGTGTTCAAAATGTGGTGGAAAGGTTCAGGAATACATGTGAGCACAACAAGAAGATGGCGACCCAAGAGAGTTTCCTTTCAGAAAGAATCGCCAAGGGTAGagagaagatgaagaaacaTGTCAGGAGCAACCAAGAGAAGGAGATGAACATGTTCATGTTTCAGTGCCTTAAGAATGGGAGGGTTGAGCTTCACAATAACATGACCACAGATGATTTGAATGCTCTTTCATCAGTGATTGAAAACAAGCTGAGGGACATTAATAAAAGGATGGAAACTGTGAATGTTACTGAGATGCCACCAAATCAACCCCAGATGGAACTAGCAGCAGTAGCAGTAGCAGCAGCACCTGAAGACATCACACCACCAAATCATGGCGATGGGACATATATGAATGCTAATGACCCCTTGCAAAGCCAGTGGTTTATGGAGTTGCTTAATGATGATGGTGATGATGAGACAATAAAGCCTTCATTTGGAGATCCTAATCTCCCACCACTCTAA
- the LOC137831560 gene encoding uncharacterized protein yields MDSDISRWVMEFLLRSSVPDSLIQKTLIVLPLSGADSRLKKTLLLRILRTLLLKASLSETALQILELLEDLDGASASAVRRRAYLAVAVECTVKYLAAAPDDADGEFSGAVNRIWRGRVAALEARRSGLVSGELARWRDDLEAALGDSRACERLADLNSRREAMNEVRAYLKEAWESMGPSFLESVAAMSKGLTKEKDDFVVSGNKRDNDHENDNDACMEDVAMHDENQGKQQLEEKIDANQEVGGRDLLLESDKVIQKQNLRVKHKHSALRACHRGVKISGSEEVESAKSWSKHDSVPSEIRKVRESLKSSTCELRALVNDPLPDALRLSEVVRSKLATSDTNIEPPTENQSSHIDVPDPDVCQSIVPFQPNDAHLREKSSVHCSNIHQPNLIERNRSARTIEWDDSIDNSPLARQSRRRKRRWSSLEEETLRAGVKMFGEGNWATIRSFYSNIFDNRSGVDLKDKWRNMIR; encoded by the exons ATGGACAGCGACATTTCCCGGTGGGTGATGGAGTTCCTCCTCCGCAGTTCCGTCCCCGATTCCCTAATCCAAAAAACTCTAATCGTCCTTCCTCTCTCCGGCGCTGACTCCCGCCTCAAGAAGACCCTTCTCCTCCGCATTCTTCGCACCCTCCTCCTCAAGGCCTCCCTCTCGGAAACCGCGCTCCAAATCCTCGAACTCCTCGAAGACCTGGACGGTGCCTCTGCCTCCGCCGTGCGCCGCCGCGCGTACCTCGCCGTCGCCGTCGAGTGCACTGTCAAGTACCTCGCCGCCGCCCCCGATGACGCCGACGGGGAGTTCTCTGGCGCCGTGAATCGAATCTGGCGTGGCCGTGTGGCGGCGCTGGAGGCGCGCCGGAGCGGGCTGGTGTCTGGAGAGCTGGCCCGGTGGCGGGACGACTTGGAGGCGGCGCTTGGGGATTCTAGGGCTTGCGAGAGGCTGGCGGATTTGAATAGCAGGAGGGAGGCGATGAACGAGGTGAGGGCGTATTTGAAAGAAGCGTGGGAATCGATGGGTCCTTCGTTCTTGGAATCGGTTGCGGCGATGTCGAAGGGTTTAACCAAAGAGAAAGATGATTTTGTTGTTAGTGGTAACAAGAGAGACAATGATCATGAGAATGACAATGATGCATGCATGGAGGATGTGGCAATGCATGATGAGAATCAGGGCAAGCAACAATTGGAAGAGAAAATTGATGCGAATCAGGAAGTGGGTGGGCGTGACTTGCTACTTGAGAGTGATAAAG TAATTCAGAAGCAGAATCTTCGGGTTAAACACAAGCACTCTGCACTTCGTGCATGTCATAGGGGAGTTAAAATATCTGGTTCAGAGGAAGTGGAGTCTGCAAAATCATGGAGCAAACATGATTCTGTTCCTTCTGAAATCAGAAAAGTTAGGGAATCCCTTAAATCAAGTACTTGTGAGTTAAGAGCATTGGTCAATGATCCTCTTCCTGATGCATTACGTCTATCTGAAGTTGTAAGATCAAAATTGGCAACAAGTGATACAAATATTGAGCCACCTACTGAAAACCAGAGTTCACATATAGATGTACCAGATCCAGATGTTTGCCAGAGTATTGTACCTTTTCAGCCTAATGATGCCCATCTTCGGGAGAAGTCTTCTGTTCATTGTAGTAATATACATCAGCCCAACCTAATAGAACGGAACAGAAGTGCCCGTACCATTGAG TGGGATGATTCAATAGACAACTCACCACTAGCAAGACAGTCTAGGAGGAGGAAAAGGAGATGGAGTTCGTTGGAAGAGGAGACGCTAAGGGCTGGTGTAAAAAT GTTTGGAGAAGGAAACTGGGCAACAATCAGAAGTTTTTACAGTAACATATTTGACAATAGAAGTGGA GTTGATCTGAAGGACAAGTGGAGAAACATGATACGATGA
- the LOC137831564 gene encoding non-specific lipid-transfer protein 1-like yields MAVTKVALVASMMACMLLTCSYSKSTLTCDQITIWLTPCIAYAVLGGNVSSLCCQGIYSLNAAYKSGDDRRGACQCIKDRAAYIPGIDYDRVNQIPGKCGTKCPFKLYPSTNCSAVK; encoded by the exons ATGGCAGTGACTAAGGTGGCATTGGTTGCTTCAATGATGGCTTGCATGCTCTTAACATGCTCTTATTCTAAATCAACCTTGACATGTGATCAAATCACTATTTGGCTCACTCCATGCATAGCTTATGCAGTTTTGGGAGGGAATGTGTCATCTTTGTGTTGCCAAGGTATATACTCTCTGAATGCAGCCTACAAGAGTGGAGATGACAGAAGGGGAGCATGCCAATGCATTAAGGACAGAGCTGCATACATCCCTGGCATTGACTATGACCGTGTTAATCAAATTCCTGGAAAATGTGGCACTAAGTGTCCCTTCAAACTCTACCCTTCCACTAACTGTTCTGC TGTGAAGTAA